One genomic segment of Bradyrhizobium prioriisuperbiae includes these proteins:
- a CDS encoding ABC transporter permease, which yields MTSSAVTLPRPLPRSRQWLIDRVAPVLVVVGALLVIWYVAAMLMNATMVRDSFEREETPYGIADLIAGTLSGERPVLPAPHQIVASFVDSVVNYPPDSPRSLIYHSAVTLSATLLGFLLGSLFGIVLAVLIIHLRTLEKSLLPWIICSQMVPILAVAPIVIVVLGSIGIRGLLPKSIISAYLCFFPVAIGMVKGLTSPDPMQHDLMRTWSATRTETFWKLRWPSAVPFLFASLKVAITISLIGAIVGELPTGVQAGIGARLLAGSYYGQTVQMWAALLAASLLASNLVWLVSLTERRVARIMGVRT from the coding sequence ATGACGAGTAGTGCCGTTACCCTGCCCCGCCCATTGCCGCGCAGTCGTCAATGGCTGATCGACCGCGTGGCGCCGGTGCTGGTGGTGGTCGGTGCATTGCTGGTGATCTGGTACGTCGCGGCGATGCTGATGAACGCGACGATGGTGCGGGATAGCTTCGAGCGCGAGGAAACGCCTTACGGAATCGCCGACCTGATTGCCGGCACGCTGAGCGGAGAACGGCCGGTGTTGCCGGCACCGCACCAGATCGTCGCCAGTTTCGTCGATTCCGTCGTGAACTATCCGCCGGATTCGCCGCGCAGCCTGATCTATCACAGCGCGGTCACGCTATCGGCGACGCTGCTCGGCTTCCTGCTCGGAAGCCTGTTCGGGATCGTGCTGGCGGTGCTGATCATCCATCTGCGCACCCTGGAGAAAAGCCTGCTGCCGTGGATCATCTGCTCCCAGATGGTGCCGATCCTGGCGGTTGCCCCCATTGTCATCGTCGTGCTCGGCTCGATCGGGATTCGCGGGTTGCTGCCGAAATCAATCATCTCGGCATATCTGTGCTTCTTTCCCGTCGCCATCGGCATGGTGAAGGGATTGACCTCACCCGATCCGATGCAGCACGACCTGATGCGCACATGGTCGGCGACGCGCACCGAGACATTCTGGAAGCTGCGTTGGCCGTCCGCCGTTCCATTCCTGTTCGCCAGCCTGAAGGTTGCCATCACGATTTCGCTGATCGGGGCCATTGTCGGCGAACTCCCCACCGGCGTGCAGGCGGGAATCGGGGCCCGGCTGCTGGCCGGCTCCTATTACGGGCAGACCGTCCAGATGTGGGCCGCGCTGCTCGCGGCCTCGCTGCTCGCGTCGAACCTGGTGTGGTTGGTGAGCCTCACCGAGCGTCGCGTGGCCCGCATCATGGGAGTGCGGACATGA
- a CDS encoding ABC transporter permease, which produces MTARWQRTIAGLAALALLAAILLPLSSDGPENRLPANSALLTLTFSAALLFLCAGWMTSPAAIGLGLAGVLLGCGEALLLLGKPGIAGQAGPAFWALVIGTWLAAGLCVTRLAAIKPTRPAARRALDLLVPLLFGAFVLYLWEVAVRGFGVPAVLMPAPSAIMARLAGSLPVLGEDFIQTFVRGVLTGYAIGCSAGLIVAILAHRFAFLGRGLLPLGNFISALPIVGIAPIMVMWFGFDWPSKAAVVAVITFFPMLVNALAGLSAAGAIERDLMRSYGSTYRQTLTRLYLPAAMPFIFNAMKINSTLALIGAIVAEFFGTPTRGMGFRISIEVARMSLDMVWAEITLAALAGMAFYGVVALVERATTFWHPSYRT; this is translated from the coding sequence ATGACCGCCCGATGGCAGCGAACGATCGCCGGCCTCGCCGCCCTGGCATTGCTTGCGGCGATCCTGCTGCCCCTGTCGAGCGACGGTCCGGAAAACCGTTTGCCCGCGAATTCGGCCTTGCTGACACTGACCTTCAGCGCTGCGCTGCTGTTCCTGTGCGCTGGATGGATGACATCGCCCGCGGCAATCGGGCTTGGTCTCGCCGGCGTCCTGCTCGGTTGCGGCGAGGCTCTGTTGCTGCTGGGCAAACCCGGCATCGCCGGACAGGCGGGCCCCGCCTTCTGGGCGCTGGTGATCGGCACCTGGCTTGCGGCCGGGCTGTGCGTCACCCGCCTCGCGGCAATCAAGCCGACCCGCCCGGCGGCGCGGCGTGCCCTCGATCTTCTGGTGCCGCTCCTGTTTGGCGCCTTCGTGCTCTATCTGTGGGAGGTGGCCGTCCGCGGCTTCGGCGTGCCGGCGGTCCTGATGCCGGCGCCGAGCGCGATCATGGCGCGCCTTGCGGGCTCACTCCCGGTGCTCGGCGAAGACTTCATCCAGACTTTCGTCCGCGGCGTCCTGACCGGATACGCGATCGGCTGCAGCGCTGGCCTTATCGTCGCCATTCTCGCTCATCGTTTCGCCTTTCTCGGCCGCGGCCTGCTGCCGCTCGGCAACTTCATCTCGGCGCTACCGATCGTCGGCATCGCGCCGATCATGGTGATGTGGTTCGGTTTCGACTGGCCCTCGAAAGCCGCCGTCGTGGCCGTGATCACGTTCTTTCCAATGCTGGTGAATGCACTGGCCGGCCTCTCCGCCGCGGGAGCGATCGAGCGCGACCTGATGCGCTCCTACGGTTCGACCTACCGCCAGACGCTCACCCGGCTGTATCTGCCCGCAGCGATGCCCTTCATCTTCAATGCCATGAAGATCAATTCGACGCTGGCGCTGATCGGCGCGATCGTCGCTGAGTTTTTCGGTACGCCGACGCGCGGCATGGGCTTCCGCATTTCCATCGAAGTCGCACGCATGTCGCTCGACATGGTGTGGGCCGAAATCACGCTGGCGGCACTGGCCGGTATGGCATTCTACGGGGTCGTCGCGCTGGTCGAGCGGGCGACGACCTTCTGGCACCCATCTTACCGTACCTGA
- a CDS encoding ABC transporter substrate-binding protein has product MRTRLGIASSITLGLALMTTAHAADKVTLQLKWVTQAQFAGYYVAKEKGYYKEAGLDVTINPGGPDVAPPQVIAGGGADVVIDWMPSALASREKGVPLVNISQPFKKSGLQLTCRADTNIKAPTDLKGKTVGVWFGGNEYPFLSWMSKLNIKTDGSAGGVKVLKQGFNVDPLLQKQAECVSTMTYNEYWQVIDGGYKPSQLVIFKYADEGVGTLEDGLYVIESKLKDPAFVAKMARFVKASMKGWDFARKNPDDAAKIVLAADTTGAQTEKHQKRMMGEIAKLLDTGDGKLDPKDYERTVATLLTGGSDPVITKAPTGAWSHAVYDAIK; this is encoded by the coding sequence ATGAGAACGAGATTGGGGATCGCTTCGAGCATAACACTCGGCCTGGCGCTGATGACGACCGCGCACGCGGCCGACAAGGTCACGCTGCAATTGAAATGGGTCACACAGGCACAGTTCGCCGGCTACTACGTGGCCAAAGAGAAGGGCTACTATAAAGAAGCCGGCCTCGACGTCACCATCAACCCCGGCGGGCCGGACGTCGCACCACCCCAGGTCATTGCCGGCGGCGGCGCCGACGTGGTCATCGACTGGATGCCGTCGGCGCTGGCGTCGCGCGAAAAGGGTGTTCCGCTGGTCAATATCTCGCAGCCCTTCAAGAAGTCCGGGCTGCAGCTGACCTGCCGTGCCGACACCAACATCAAGGCCCCGACCGATTTGAAAGGCAAAACGGTCGGCGTCTGGTTCGGCGGCAACGAGTATCCATTCCTGTCCTGGATGTCGAAACTCAACATCAAGACCGATGGTTCAGCTGGCGGTGTGAAGGTTCTCAAGCAGGGATTCAATGTCGATCCGCTGCTGCAGAAGCAGGCCGAATGCGTCTCGACCATGACCTACAACGAATACTGGCAGGTCATCGACGGCGGCTACAAGCCGAGCCAGCTCGTCATCTTCAAGTACGCCGACGAAGGCGTCGGCACGCTCGAGGACGGTCTGTACGTCATCGAAAGCAAGCTCAAGGATCCGGCATTCGTCGCCAAGATGGCCAGGTTCGTCAAAGCGTCGATGAAGGGCTGGGATTTTGCCCGCAAGAATCCGGACGACGCGGCGAAAATCGTTCTCGCGGCGGATACCACCGGCGCACAGACCGAAAAGCATCAGAAGCGCATGATGGGCGAGATCGCCAAGCTGCTCGACACCGGCGATGGCAAGCTCGACCCCAAGGACTACGAACGGACCGTCGCCACGCTGCTGACCGGCGGATCGGATCCGGTGATCACCAAGGCTCCCACCGGCGCGTGGAGCCACGCCGTCTACGACGCAATCAAGTGA